The nucleotide sequence GCGAAGGGGAGTGGAGGTTCCCGACCGGGGGCGCCGGGGGCTAGTTTCCGCCCGCGCCGTGCTTCCCCTCGGTGGCCCCGGCTCGCCCTCCGAACCCGCGCCCGACCGCATCGCCCGGCATGACCGATCCGTTCAACCCGCGCCGCATGTTCATGGGCGCTGCCAAGAAGTACTTCCTCGATGCGCTGGAGACGAGTGACGATGCCCGCCGCCCTCCCGCCGTCGACGAGGCCCCTCGCCTGACTCCCCGAGCCATAGAGAGAACCCGCATGTCCCGCTCCCGCGACCGCATCCTCGCCAACCTCGACGACATGTACCGCGAGGCCTTCGAACGCGCCAAGGCCACCGGCGACGAATCGCAGATGGCGTCGCTCGACTTCGCCTATCGACGCGAGCAGCTCTACTTCGAGATTCTGCTCGACGTGCGCGACGCGATGGAGCGGCGGTAGGAGAGCGGACGGGAGACGGTGGACGGGAGACGGGAATGCCGGCGCGAGATGCGCGCCAGCCAAACCCACCACCGCCCCGCGGACCCGCTGCGCATTCTCGCCTGACCGCAGCACCGCGCGCGGCGAAGCCGCGCGCACTCCCATCTCCCGTCGTCTCCCGTCTCCCGACCCACGGCCCAGCTCCCATGCGCTCCATGCTAGCCGCCCTCGCCGCCCTCGCCTCACTCTCCACCGCCTGCACCATGAAGTCCGACGACTCCAGCGCGGCTGGTTCAAGCGCCGGCGCCCCCGTCACCCTCGCTGTCGTCAACGCCAAGGTCTGGACGGGCGATAGCAAGCGCCCCTGGGCCGACGCCATCGCCGTGCGCGGCGAGCGCATCGCCGCGGTCGGCTCCAGCGCCGAGATCCGCAAGCTCGCGAAGGCCGCCGAAGTGATCGATGCTCAGGGACAGATGGTCGTCCCGGGCTTCATCGACGCCCACGTCCACTTCATTGATGGCGGCTTTCGCCTGTCGTCGGTGCAGCTGCGCGACGCGAAGACGCCTCAGGAGTTTGTCGCGCGCATCAAGGCCTTTGCGGCGACCGTTCCCAAGGGGACGTGGATCCAGGGGGGCGACTGGGATCACGAGCTGTGGGGCGGGGAGCTCCCCACGCGCGCCTGGGTCGATTCGGTGACACCCGATCACCCGGTGTGGGTGAATCGCCTCGATGGGCACATGAAGCTCGCCAACAGCGCGGCGCTCGCGGCGGCCGGGGTTGGCTCGGCGACGAAGGACGTGAGTGGCGGGACGATCGTTCGCCTCGCCAACGGAGAGCCGGCGGGTGTTTTCAAGGACAACGCGATGGACCTGATCGACGCGAAGGTCCCCGATGCGCCGGCGGCCCTCGAGGATCGCGCGCTCGACACCGCGATGACCTACGTCGCCTCCCACGGGGTGACGATGGTGCACAACGTCGGTTCGGCGAACGCCAAGTCCGGCTCGTGGAACGACCTCGTGGTCTTCAGCCGGGCCAGGCAGGCGGGGAAGCTGCGCACGCGTATCTACTCGCTCGTCCCGCTCTCCACGTGGCAGATGCTGCGCGATACCGTGGCGGCCAACGGGCGCGGCGACGCGTGGCTCAGGATCGGCGGGCTGAAGGGCTTCGTCGACGGCTCGTTAGGGTCGCACACCGCGGCAATGCGCGAGCCCTTCACCGATGCGCCCAACGACTCGGGCTTCTTCCTCAACTCGCCGGACTCGCTCTACGCCTGGATCTCGGGGGCCGACAAGGCCGGGTTGCACGTGGCGGTCCACGCCATCGGCGACCGCGCCATTGCCACGCAGCTCGACATCTTCGCGCGCGTGGCGAAGGAGAACGGTCCGCGCGACCGCCGCTGGCGCATCGAGCACGCGCAGCACGTGGCCCCCGGCGATTTCCCGCGCTTCGCCGAGTTAGGGGTGATTGCGTCGATGCAGCCGTATCACGCCATCGACGATGGGCGATGGGCCGACCGGGTCATTGGGACCGAGCGCGCCAAGGGGACCTACGCCTTCCGCTCGCTCCTCGATGCCAAGGCCACGCTCGCCTTCGGCTCCGACTGGTTCGTGGCCCCGCCCACCCCGCTGGAAGGGATCTACGCCGCGGTCACCCGCCGCACGCTCGACGACAAGCGGCCGGAGGGGTGGGTCCCCGAGCAGAAGATCACGGTCGAGGAGGCGCTGCGCGCCTACACCGCGGGGAGCGCGTATTCCTCGTTCGATGACCAGGAGCTGGGCACGCTGCAGCCCGGCAAGCTGGCCGACTTCGTCATCATCGATCGCGACATCACGCGGATCCCCCCGGAAACAATCCGCGACGCGCGCGTGATGCGCACCTACGTGGGAGGGAAGTCGGTCTTCGTACGGCCGTGAATCGCCTGCCACTGGTGTACGACAGGACCTGTGGCGCCGAGCTTGGGGGTTCCCCCAGTTATTTCGTGGCTCGCGCCCGCGTAGAATCGTCTTGAGCGAGAGTTTCCCGCAGTCGCTACGTTCGCACGCCGGAGAATCCCCATGATGCCTTCGATGCTGTTGGCGATGCCGCTGGTGTCGCTCGCCCTCGTCGCCGCCCCCGCCGGGCGCCTCCTTCCGCCCCGCACGCCGGCCCCCCACGCGACCACGATCGCACCGGTTGCGGCTGACGGCTGGCGCTTCCACTGGAAGGTCACGGTCGAATCGGACAAGAAGGAGCGCTCGGCCGCCCAGCCGTCCATGCAGGTCTCCCTCATCCCGGGCAAGGCCCGCGTCGACTACGAGGGCGAGACCAACGCGCAGCAGCAAGGGATGATGAAGAAGGGAGGCTACATGATCCTCGATGCCGAGAACGGCGCCATGATCATGGTCGACCCCAAGGAGAAGAAGGCGGTCATCATGGATCCGTCGGCCCTCAGCGGCGCGATGAACGCCATCGGCGCCACCGGGCTGGTCAAGATGGACGTGAAGGACGTCAAGGTGTCGGTCGAGAAGCTGGGCAGCGGGGAGAAGATCCTCGGCTATGCCACCACGCGCTATCGCACGACGCGCAGCTACGTCCTCACCGTGTCGGTCATGGGGCGCAAGAACAGCACGACGCACAACTCGACCACCGAGTCGTGGGTCGCGGATCGCTTCATCGACGACCGGGCCTTCGAGGCCTGGGCGAAGAACTTCACCAAGGGCTTTGGCGCCGCCACCGGCGATGCCTTCAAGAAGCTCATGGAGGCGGAGGCGGCGAACCAGATCCAGGGGATCGTCGTCAAGCAGGTCATGCAGTCCACCGATACCGACGACAAGGGGAACGCCACCACGTCGAAGACGACGATGGAGATGACCGAGCTGGCCAAGACCTCCTTGGATGCCTCGCTGTTCGAGGTCCCCAAGGGCTACGAAGTCACCGACATGAAGGCGCAGATGGCGGGGTTCGACGCCGAGATGGAAAAGGCCAAGGCCGAGTGCGAAGCCAAGAATGGCAAGGGGAGCGAGAAGTGCACCGCGGCGGGCGAGGGGAGCGACTCGACGGCGAAGATGAAGCCCAAGGACGCCGCCAAGAAGGCGCTTCGCGGGATCTTCAAGAAGCCGTGAGCAAGAAGACCTGAACATCGCGCGCCACCGGCGTGCCAACGAAAGCGCGGGGCTCCCAATCGGGAGCCCCGCGCCTTTTCCGTGATACCCTGTGCGATCCGGCGCCTCCGGGCGCCTCTCGGCAGCGGGTTCCCCCGCGTGGGTGCGACCTATCCGTTCAGGATCAGGATAGTCGCCACGAGGGCCACGCCGATCACGGTCGCCAGAATCAGGCGTCCGCGCGGCGAGATAGCCCCGTTGGGCCGTGCGACGAG is from Gemmatimonadaceae bacterium and encodes:
- a CDS encoding amidohydrolase, whose protein sequence is MRSMLAALAALASLSTACTMKSDDSSAAGSSAGAPVTLAVVNAKVWTGDSKRPWADAIAVRGERIAAVGSSAEIRKLAKAAEVIDAQGQMVVPGFIDAHVHFIDGGFRLSSVQLRDAKTPQEFVARIKAFAATVPKGTWIQGGDWDHELWGGELPTRAWVDSVTPDHPVWVNRLDGHMKLANSAALAAAGVGSATKDVSGGTIVRLANGEPAGVFKDNAMDLIDAKVPDAPAALEDRALDTAMTYVASHGVTMVHNVGSANAKSGSWNDLVVFSRARQAGKLRTRIYSLVPLSTWQMLRDTVAANGRGDAWLRIGGLKGFVDGSLGSHTAAMREPFTDAPNDSGFFLNSPDSLYAWISGADKAGLHVAVHAIGDRAIATQLDIFARVAKENGPRDRRWRIEHAQHVAPGDFPRFAELGVIASMQPYHAIDDGRWADRVIGTERAKGTYAFRSLLDAKATLAFGSDWFVAPPTPLEGIYAAVTRRTLDDKRPEGWVPEQKITVEEALRAYTAGSAYSSFDDQELGTLQPGKLADFVIIDRDITRIPPETIRDARVMRTYVGGKSVFVRP
- a CDS encoding DUF4412 domain-containing protein encodes the protein MMPSMLLAMPLVSLALVAAPAGRLLPPRTPAPHATTIAPVAADGWRFHWKVTVESDKKERSAAQPSMQVSLIPGKARVDYEGETNAQQQGMMKKGGYMILDAENGAMIMVDPKEKKAVIMDPSALSGAMNAIGATGLVKMDVKDVKVSVEKLGSGEKILGYATTRYRTTRSYVLTVSVMGRKNSTTHNSTTESWVADRFIDDRAFEAWAKNFTKGFGAATGDAFKKLMEAEAANQIQGIVVKQVMQSTDTDDKGNATTSKTTMEMTELAKTSLDASLFEVPKGYEVTDMKAQMAGFDAEMEKAKAECEAKNGKGSEKCTAAGEGSDSTAKMKPKDAAKKALRGIFKKP